Proteins from a genomic interval of Gossypium hirsutum isolate 1008001.06 chromosome A09, Gossypium_hirsutum_v2.1, whole genome shotgun sequence:
- the LOC107889999 gene encoding uncharacterized protein, which yields MSHDMIHSSEQLSIDDISSPTNVPFLYFSDADLFSEALQNSEVTSNCCYKDQNSSFGNNLTIPLDIEQLNNGHHDNTGNTNPIAPTTTSTTTTTTTTTATSSANYNNTATDNLSVIFDSPDEIEDDISASIDFSQSPSFSIPQFLAQQDQIDHLSLVQSQNQLCETTADLVGPLSGPPFTHVFEEDCLSTVPSLNPSSPSCSFFGASTMANFLPALSVDSSGIFTGSFVMGSESQAQNLEFQGDNGGLFCPDSVQCIFNPGDIQTLRSENQQLMGGVVGSAPLASEMSSLEDSSRNKVGKLSVQQRKEKIQRYMKKRKERNFSKKIKYACRKTLADSRPRVRGRFAKNDDCGGTPRQAYSNHEEDDVVVKEKEEMVDSSDIFADISGVNSLKYNYSIQSWL from the exons ATGTCGCACGACATGATTCATTCATCCGAGCAGCTTTCCATT GATGATATATCGAGTCCAACCAACGTTCCGTTTTTATATTTTTCCGATGCCGATCTTTTCTCAGAAGCCTTGCAAAACTCTGAGGTTACTTCTAATTGTTGTTACAAAGATCAGAACTCTTCGTTTGGCAATAATCTTACTATACCACTAGATATTGAACAACTCAACAATGGACACCATGACAATACAGGAAATACTAACCCAATTGCCCCTACAACCACCAGCacaaccaccaccaccaccaccaccaccgcgACATCCTCTGCTAACTACAACAACACCGCCACCGACAATCTTTCCGTAATATTTGATTCACCGGACGAAATCGAAGATGATATTTCAGCTTCCATAGACTTTTCTCAATCTCCTTCTTTTTCCATCCCTCAATTTCTAGCTCAACAAGATCAAATTGATCATCTATCTTTAGTTCAATCCCAAAACCAGTTATGTGAAACTACTGCAGACCTTGTTGGACCACTTTCGGGGCCCCCATTTACGCATGTTTTCGAAGAAGATTGTTTGTCTACTGTGCCTTCTTTAAACCCTTCATCTCCTTCTTGCTCATTTTTTGGTGCTTCAACAATGGCTAATTTCTTGCCTGCGTTATCGGTTGATAGTTCTGGGATTTTCACTGGGAGCTTTGTTATGGGGTCTGAATCGCAAGCTCAAAACTTGGAATTTCAAGGTGATAATGGTGGACTTTTCTGCCCAGATTCAGTGCAATGCATATTTAACCCTGGAGACATACAG ACCCTTAGAAGTGAGAACCAACAACTAATGGGAGGCGTTGTGGGCTCTGCTCCATTGGCATCAGAGATGTCGAGTTTGGAAGACTCAAGTCGTAACAAAGTTGGAAAACTTTCGGttcaacaaagaaaagagaagatcCAGAGGTACATGAAGAAAAGGAAAGAGAGGAACTTCAGCAAAAAAATCAAG TATGCTTGTCGAAAAACCCTAGCTGACAGCCGACCACGTGTGCGAGGAAGATTTGCGAAGAATGATGATTGTGGAGGGACCCCTAGGCAAGCTTATAGCAATCACGAAGAAGATGAT GTTGTGgtgaaagaaaaggaagaaatggTCGACTCCTCAGATATATTTGCTGATATTAGTGGAGTGAACAGTTTGAAATACAATTACTCAATCCAATCTTGGCTTTGA